The following proteins are encoded in a genomic region of Maribacter hydrothermalis:
- the upp gene encoding uracil phosphoribosyltransferase, protein MTVHNLGDQNSILNQFISEIRDSRVQKDSMRFRRNIERIGEVLGYEFSKELAYVSKNIETPLGNKSMYLMQDQVVICSILRAGLPLHQGLLNYFDTAENGFISAFRKHEDNEDNFEVVVDYFAAPSLDGKILVLADPMLATGKTLENVLKGLKDHGTPEQIHIVSVIGAKAGIDYIKDTFPKNTHLWIAAIDPDLNARGYIIPGIGDAGDLAFGEKL, encoded by the coding sequence ATGACCGTTCATAATTTAGGCGACCAAAATTCAATTCTCAATCAGTTTATTTCAGAAATACGAGATTCTCGGGTTCAAAAAGATTCGATGCGTTTTCGTAGAAATATTGAACGTATAGGAGAGGTGCTAGGTTATGAGTTCAGTAAAGAATTAGCATACGTTTCTAAAAATATAGAAACTCCGCTTGGTAATAAATCTATGTATTTAATGCAGGATCAAGTAGTTATATGCTCTATCTTAAGAGCAGGTTTACCATTGCATCAAGGATTGCTGAATTATTTTGATACTGCCGAAAACGGATTCATATCTGCTTTTAGAAAACACGAAGACAATGAAGATAATTTTGAAGTTGTTGTCGACTATTTTGCGGCCCCATCTCTAGATGGTAAAATATTAGTATTAGCAGATCCTATGTTGGCAACGGGCAAAACTTTAGAAAATGTTTTAAAAGGATTAAAAGATCACGGAACTCCTGAACAAATTCATATTGTCTCGGTTATAGGGGCTAAAGCGGGTATAGATTATATTAAAGATACCTTTCCAAAAAACACACATTTATGGATCGCAGCTATTGACCCAGATTTGAATGCACGAGGCTATATTATCCCTGGTATTGGAGATGCCGGGGATTTAGCTTTTGGTGAAAAGCTATAA
- a CDS encoding SDR family NAD(P)-dependent oxidoreductase, protein MHRLQDKVAVITGGTGGIGLATAHLFLEQGAKVVLVDNNLTAINELRTKFNDKNVSFFQADVSKKKDTIKFLSHALEIFGKIDIFFANAGIEGTASPIAEYPEDVFDKVISVNLKGVWLGCQYVIPKMEEGGSVIITSSVAGLKGFTGLGAYVATKHAVVGVMRVAAIENATRKIRVNTIHPGPVDNEMMRRIESDMSPDSPNTVKDGFTATVPFDRYATSKEIGELALFLASDESKYITGCTHLIDGGMLNA, encoded by the coding sequence ATGCATAGACTTCAAGATAAAGTGGCGGTTATAACAGGTGGTACAGGTGGAATAGGATTGGCTACCGCCCACCTTTTTTTAGAACAAGGAGCTAAAGTGGTTTTAGTAGATAATAATCTAACTGCAATTAATGAATTACGGACCAAATTTAATGATAAGAACGTGTCATTTTTTCAAGCCGATGTTTCTAAAAAAAAGGATACTATTAAGTTTTTAAGCCATGCTTTGGAAATTTTTGGTAAGATTGATATTTTCTTTGCCAATGCTGGTATAGAAGGCACTGCTAGCCCAATTGCAGAATATCCAGAAGATGTTTTCGACAAGGTAATTTCGGTAAACTTAAAAGGGGTTTGGTTGGGTTGCCAATATGTGATTCCTAAAATGGAAGAGGGTGGAAGCGTCATTATTACTTCATCAGTTGCCGGCTTAAAAGGATTTACAGGTTTAGGTGCTTATGTTGCAACCAAACATGCTGTGGTCGGTGTAATGCGCGTTGCTGCAATAGAGAATGCGACACGTAAAATTAGAGTAAACACCATTCATCCTGGTCCTGTAGATAATGAAATGATGCGCAGAATAGAAAGCGATATGTCTCCAGATAGCCCAAATACGGTTAAAGATGGATTTACGGCTACTGTTCCGTTTGATCGTTATGCTACCTCAAAAGAAATAGGTGAACTTGCCTTGTTCTTAGCATCTGATGAAAGTAAATATATTACTGGCTGCACACACCTTATCGATGGCGGTATGCTAAATGCGTAG
- a CDS encoding PAS domain-containing sensor histidine kinase, with product MIVFDKNSNIFNLLSEGISEGVIVVNAEQIIVATNSSAEEMFGYEKDELIGKSLDCIIPKRYHHNHANHVSNFMEKSEKRKMGHGRDLNGLRKNGEEIPVEAGLNPFNLYGNRYVMALVTDITDRKNYTQKLEKTVQERTKQLTDALEKEKELNELKTRFLSLVSHEFKTPLSNILTSVTLLSKYKETKQQDKRDKHVDTIKSKVRQLDSILNDFLSIERLELGKVNYVIEEFPLSRVINEVVYDANMLLKTGQKIHYPDNVDEFHITFDEKTLALALSNLLQNAIKYSPEDTAIKILFSVEEEYLVLQIIDQGIGIPTNQQKYIFDRYFRAENALLNQGTGIGLNISKQHLANLGTTLTFESEENVGSTFTIRIPKNSKLLMDNSLSNL from the coding sequence ATGATCGTTTTTGACAAAAACAGTAACATATTCAACCTCTTATCCGAAGGGATTTCGGAAGGGGTTATTGTAGTAAATGCGGAACAAATAATTGTTGCTACAAATTCCTCTGCCGAAGAAATGTTTGGTTATGAAAAGGATGAGCTTATTGGAAAATCTTTAGACTGTATTATTCCAAAAAGATATCACCATAATCATGCAAATCACGTTTCCAATTTTATGGAAAAGAGTGAAAAAAGAAAAATGGGTCATGGTCGTGATTTAAACGGACTGCGTAAAAATGGAGAAGAGATTCCTGTAGAAGCAGGACTTAACCCCTTTAACCTTTACGGTAATAGATATGTAATGGCTTTGGTAACTGATATTACAGACCGAAAAAATTACACTCAAAAGTTAGAAAAGACCGTTCAAGAAAGAACTAAACAATTAACCGATGCCCTTGAAAAAGAAAAAGAACTGAACGAACTTAAAACCCGTTTTTTATCGCTGGTTTCCCATGAGTTTAAAACTCCGCTCAGTAATATCCTTACTTCAGTAACCTTACTTTCGAAATATAAAGAAACTAAACAACAAGACAAACGAGACAAGCATGTAGACACCATAAAATCCAAGGTTAGACAGTTAGATTCTATTTTAAATGATTTTCTATCAATAGAACGTTTAGAGTTAGGAAAAGTCAATTATGTTATTGAAGAATTTCCTTTAAGCAGGGTCATTAATGAAGTAGTTTATGATGCCAATATGTTACTTAAAACTGGACAAAAAATTCATTACCCTGATAATGTAGATGAATTTCATATCACTTTTGATGAAAAAACTTTGGCATTGGCATTATCCAATTTATTACAGAATGCCATTAAATATTCTCCTGAAGATACCGCTATAAAAATTCTTTTTTCCGTAGAAGAAGAATATTTGGTGCTTCAAATTATTGACCAAGGAATAGGAATACCTACAAATCAACAAAAATATATTTTTGATCGTTATTTTAGAGCAGAAAATGCTTTATTAAATCAAGGTACAGGAATTGGTCTAAATATATCTAAACAACACTTAGCAAATTTAGGTACAACACTTACCTTTGAAAGTGAAGAAAATGTTGGCTCTACCTTTACAATTCGTATACCGAAAAACAGTAAACTACTAATGGACAATTCTTTGAGTAATTTGTAA
- a CDS encoding response regulator, translating to MKTILLIEDDKILRENTEELLELSDYQVLTAANGKIGIKTAKEKLPDLIVCDIMMPEVDGYSVLEALTNHETTKHIPFIFLSAITAHKSIRKGMDLGADDYLTKPFEEEDLISAIESRLAKAQLLHNITVTKKDTESDSNEIDNLHQLKNYFDDNGEESSIDEGGTIYKEGTRSTHVYLILKGAVKCHTMDEDGKELITKLHHADEFLGFTSLMDNAVHQESATALENVKVTAVSKEQLLEIVAENHTISLELMSLLSDNISEIKHQLLQMAYSSVRKKTAQTLLQFAEIMNKDTTEPIRISRADLASVAGIATESLIRTLSGFKKEGLIEIEGRNIRIKELKVLQYVT from the coding sequence ATGAAAACTATTTTACTAATTGAAGACGATAAAATATTAAGAGAGAATACAGAAGAGCTTTTAGAATTATCTGATTACCAAGTTCTAACTGCTGCAAATGGTAAAATAGGTATTAAAACGGCTAAGGAAAAACTACCAGATTTGATTGTTTGTGATATTATGATGCCAGAAGTTGATGGTTATAGTGTTTTAGAAGCATTAACCAACCATGAAACCACAAAGCATATTCCTTTTATATTTTTATCCGCGATTACAGCACATAAATCTATTAGAAAAGGTATGGATTTAGGTGCAGATGATTATTTAACCAAACCTTTTGAAGAGGAAGATTTAATAAGTGCTATTGAAAGCAGATTAGCCAAAGCTCAATTACTGCATAATATTACAGTTACTAAAAAGGATACGGAATCAGATTCAAATGAAATTGATAATCTTCACCAATTAAAAAACTATTTTGATGATAATGGTGAAGAAAGCAGTATTGACGAAGGCGGAACTATTTACAAAGAAGGTACCCGCTCTACACATGTGTATTTAATTTTAAAAGGTGCTGTAAAGTGCCATACTATGGATGAAGATGGTAAAGAACTTATAACAAAACTGCACCATGCCGATGAGTTTTTAGGGTTCACCTCGTTAATGGACAACGCTGTTCATCAAGAATCTGCAACCGCCTTGGAAAATGTTAAGGTGACAGCAGTAAGTAAAGAACAACTACTTGAAATAGTTGCGGAAAACCATACTATATCTTTAGAATTGATGTCGCTACTTTCTGATAATATTTCTGAAATAAAACATCAGCTTTTACAAATGGCCTATAGTTCGGTTCGCAAAAAAACAGCGCAAACCCTACTACAATTTGCCGAAATCATGAATAAAGATACTACAGAACCTATACGTATTTCTCGTGCCGACCTTGCCAGTGTCGCTGGTATTGCCACTGAAAGCTTAATTAGAACACTTTCTGGTTTTAAAAAAGAAGGCCTAATTGAAATTGAAGGTAGAAACATTCGTATTAAAGAACTTAAAGTGTTACAATATGTGACCTAA
- a CDS encoding universal stress protein, whose translation MKHILIPTDFSSNANHAISYALNLFKCERANFYFIHAYADEVYGPFHNTGKIDFEDKKQAIGKSSKNELNQLVNEIKERTHNPKHHYEGIISFESLVDAVNNFTNAKNIDLLIMGTKGKTANSSKTFGSNTVQVFKYVKCPVLAIPNGIPFNQPKNILFPSDYMLPYKRRELKLLDTLASQFKAQIHSLYISDFEDLSLRQLDNKKFLEDSLPNARLSFVRTAVENRTKAILSYTKEYDMNLLVMVNSRHSLLEDMLYRSTIDEIGLSPTIPFLVMQNLPR comes from the coding sequence ATGAAACATATTCTCATTCCTACAGATTTTTCGAGCAATGCAAATCATGCTATTTCGTATGCTTTAAACTTATTTAAATGCGAGAGGGCCAATTTCTATTTTATACACGCCTATGCCGATGAAGTTTATGGCCCTTTTCATAATACCGGCAAAATAGATTTTGAAGATAAAAAACAAGCCATAGGTAAAAGTTCCAAAAATGAACTAAACCAATTGGTGAACGAAATAAAAGAGCGGACCCATAATCCCAAACACCATTATGAAGGTATTATCTCTTTTGAGTCGTTGGTAGATGCCGTTAACAATTTTACGAATGCTAAGAATATTGACTTGTTGATTATGGGTACGAAAGGTAAAACCGCTAATTCTAGCAAGACCTTTGGTAGTAATACCGTACAAGTATTTAAATATGTAAAATGTCCGGTATTGGCAATACCCAATGGTATCCCATTTAATCAGCCAAAGAATATTCTTTTTCCTAGCGACTATATGTTACCCTATAAAAGGCGGGAGTTAAAACTCTTAGATACTTTGGCCTCACAGTTTAAAGCACAAATACATAGCTTATACATATCAGATTTTGAGGATTTAAGCCTTAGACAATTAGATAATAAAAAGTTTTTAGAAGATTCATTACCAAATGCTAGGTTGTCTTTTGTTAGAACTGCTGTTGAAAATAGAACTAAAGCGATACTATCTTATACAAAAGAGTATGATATGAATTTATTGGTTATGGTGAATTCTCGACATTCATTATTGGAAGATATGCTTTACCGTTCTACAATTGATGAAATAGGTCTTTCACCGACCATACCATTTTTAGTGATGCAAAATCTTCCTCGATAA
- a CDS encoding universal stress protein: MKKIILTTDFSENAWNAIFNALKLYEGVTCHFYLLHAYTPTNLNMLGAKSQQRLGVIYDSLSKYSEQELEGMFSYFQINHKNPKHTFTTVSKAGILEEVVEKLAIEEDIDLIIMGTQGATGAKEIFLGSNAVRVIKTIKNIPIITMPSGFNFLKLNTIHFGTNFSTPYKKSELEPIIELSKLWKSTIEIIHVSVENSLNDSQKANKEILKERLLGLSYQFKTIPFEISISKSLDIYLENKTSSILSLIRHQHTFWEKVLGEAVVKKIAFHADLPVLFLPQ; this comes from the coding sequence ATGAAGAAAATAATACTTACAACCGATTTTTCTGAAAATGCCTGGAATGCCATTTTCAATGCTCTTAAATTGTATGAAGGTGTAACATGTCATTTTTATTTATTGCATGCCTATACACCTACCAATCTAAATATGTTGGGTGCTAAAAGTCAGCAAAGATTAGGTGTTATTTATGATTCGTTATCCAAATATTCCGAACAAGAATTAGAAGGTATGTTTTCCTATTTTCAAATTAACCATAAAAACCCTAAACATACATTTACAACCGTTTCTAAAGCCGGCATCTTAGAAGAAGTAGTTGAAAAATTAGCTATTGAAGAAGATATAGACCTTATAATTATGGGTACCCAAGGTGCCACAGGTGCAAAAGAAATATTTTTAGGTAGCAATGCCGTTAGGGTTATTAAGACCATAAAAAACATACCTATAATAACTATGCCTTCTGGATTCAATTTTCTAAAACTAAACACCATCCATTTTGGCACTAATTTCTCTACACCTTATAAGAAAAGTGAATTAGAACCAATAATAGAACTTTCTAAACTATGGAAATCTACCATTGAAATTATACATGTATCTGTAGAAAATAGTTTAAACGATAGCCAAAAAGCTAACAAAGAAATTCTAAAAGAAAGATTACTTGGACTAAGTTATCAGTTTAAAACTATTCCTTTTGAAATCAGCATTTCTAAGAGTTTAGATATTTACTTAGAAAACAAAACATCTAGTATTTTAAGTTTAATACGACATCAACATACTTTTTGGGAAAAGGTGCTTGGTGAGGCTGTTGTTAAAAAAATAGCTTTTCACGCAGACCTTCCTGTTCTTTTTTTACCACAATAA
- a CDS encoding universal stress protein: MKNILIPTDFSENAWNALIYGISFFKKTRCTFHIVHINSINTNSSGEAAMYVSQELLEKTILEESTDKLEQLLKRIEHLPLNTKHKFNTLALYGFLTDHLKKQVKEKKIDLIVMGTKGSSGLKAVSIGSNTGNVITKVPCTILAVPEMATYHNVKEVGFPSDFQLKYDYRVLDTLKDILFLKNADLRLLHVSPRGEKMNATQESNKSLLLDYFKDLNCTFHFVTGKKIDESIQCFSESRNLDLVVMVAKNLNFLERILFRPTVEKVSYHIQIPFLVIHEA; encoded by the coding sequence ATGAAAAATATTCTAATACCAACCGACTTTTCTGAAAATGCATGGAACGCATTAATTTATGGTATTTCTTTTTTTAAAAAAACACGCTGTACTTTTCATATTGTACATATAAATTCTATAAACACAAATTCTAGTGGAGAAGCAGCGATGTATGTTTCTCAAGAGCTTTTAGAAAAAACCATACTAGAGGAGAGTACGGATAAACTAGAACAGCTTTTAAAGAGGATTGAACATTTACCGTTGAATACAAAGCACAAATTTAATACGCTAGCCCTTTACGGCTTTTTAACGGATCATTTAAAAAAACAGGTAAAAGAAAAAAAGATTGACCTAATAGTTATGGGAACTAAAGGATCAAGCGGACTTAAAGCGGTATCAATAGGCAGTAATACCGGTAATGTAATTACAAAAGTACCCTGCACTATTTTGGCAGTACCTGAAATGGCAACGTACCATAATGTAAAGGAAGTAGGTTTTCCATCAGATTTTCAATTGAAATATGACTATAGAGTTCTAGATACTTTAAAAGATATTTTATTCTTAAAAAACGCCGATTTAAGATTATTACATGTTTCTCCGCGTGGAGAGAAAATGAATGCTACACAAGAAAGTAACAAGTCTCTTTTATTAGACTATTTTAAAGATTTGAACTGTACTTTTCATTTCGTTACGGGTAAAAAAATCGACGAATCTATTCAATGCTTTTCTGAAAGTAGAAATTTAGACTTAGTGGTCATGGTCGCAAAAAATTTAAATTTTTTAGAACGAATATTATTTAGACCTACCGTAGAAAAAGTAAGCTACCATATTCAAATTCCCTTTTTGGTTATTCATGAAGCATAA
- a CDS encoding thioredoxin family protein has product MKFKTSIASATPTLVYFNAPWCAPCKIMKPIFEQVALELGNAVHFISIDVEMKKKIARRYNVKSVPTFILFKNGESIWRQLGVLQKDDIKHAIANYI; this is encoded by the coding sequence ATGAAGTTTAAGACAAGTATTGCGTCGGCTACACCTACATTGGTCTATTTTAATGCGCCATGGTGTGCGCCGTGTAAAATAATGAAACCAATTTTTGAACAGGTGGCACTAGAGCTTGGCAATGCCGTACACTTTATATCTATAGATGTAGAGATGAAAAAAAAGATAGCGCGCAGGTATAATGTAAAAAGCGTACCAACATTTATTCTTTTTAAGAATGGTGAATCTATTTGGCGGCAATTAGGAGTTTTACAAAAAGATGATATTAAACATGCAATTGCAAATTATATATGA
- a CDS encoding universal stress protein codes for MTRILLPTDFSKNSLSAIHYALKLYKDIKCTFYLLNSYMPPVYHTEYLMGSPAQIGLGDIVQENSMNNLENLKNKLVAEFNNPLHTFITHSALNVLSSEVTRTVEAEGIDIIVMGTQGATGAKEILFGTNTVHVIKNAKCPVLAVPSGFEYEVPKQILFPNDFEIELTKDSLSQLLKIVNMHVSQVNVMHVFTGNKLNIVQARHKKTLENILAINALFHEVSSNEIITAINDFQIKEKINLLVMVQNKHTFFERLFIEPVIRKIGFHVTIPFLVIPQI; via the coding sequence ATGACACGTATTTTATTACCCACAGATTTTTCTAAAAACTCCTTGTCGGCAATTCATTACGCACTTAAACTGTATAAAGATATTAAATGTACTTTTTATCTTTTAAATAGCTATATGCCACCAGTATACCATACGGAATATCTTATGGGTAGCCCTGCACAAATAGGCCTTGGAGATATAGTTCAAGAAAATTCTATGAATAATCTTGAAAATTTAAAAAATAAATTAGTTGCCGAATTTAATAACCCATTACATACATTCATTACGCATTCGGCATTAAATGTTCTTTCTAGTGAAGTAACAAGAACTGTTGAAGCAGAAGGTATTGATATCATTGTCATGGGAACACAAGGGGCTACCGGAGCTAAAGAAATATTATTTGGCACTAACACAGTACATGTTATAAAAAATGCCAAGTGTCCCGTTTTGGCTGTTCCTTCTGGTTTTGAATATGAAGTACCTAAACAAATACTTTTTCCAAATGATTTTGAAATTGAACTAACCAAAGATAGTTTATCTCAACTACTAAAAATTGTAAATATGCATGTATCTCAAGTCAATGTAATGCATGTTTTCACTGGAAATAAATTAAACATTGTTCAAGCAAGGCATAAAAAAACTCTTGAAAATATTTTAGCAATCAATGCCTTGTTTCATGAGGTTTCCAGCAATGAAATTATAACGGCTATCAACGATTTTCAAATAAAAGAAAAGATAAATTTATTAGTCATGGTTCAAAATAAACACACTTTTTTTGAACGTTTGTTTATTGAACCCGTAATTAGAAAAATAGGTTTTCATGTCACTATTCCTTTCTTGGTTATACCTCAAATTTAA
- a CDS encoding universal stress protein, producing MMSFKNILVATDFSNEAYNALFYATQMFKSKPCTFHLIHMYDDLAADPKSKNVLFVGKKELTRLHKSSQDNLTKTAHRIVLDTDNKLHQFNLISCKGSITTRISETINDLQIDLLIMGNKGKTGAKELFMGSNTIRIANTITQCPILAIPKEIAYKPIDEIAFITDYKKGCNKKTIAPLLFIANLAAAAIRVLHISEEEIMSSSQVSNKKLLKTCLKTTDYSFDAIWNYADKANVIKNFLKDREIKMFAMAYYRRNFFERLVHEPVVMDLSIYANTPFLILPVKD from the coding sequence ATGATGAGCTTTAAAAACATATTAGTTGCTACTGATTTTTCTAATGAAGCGTATAATGCACTTTTTTACGCTACACAAATGTTTAAATCAAAGCCCTGTACTTTTCACCTTATACATATGTATGATGATTTAGCCGCTGACCCTAAATCTAAAAATGTACTTTTTGTTGGTAAAAAAGAACTTACACGTTTACATAAATCATCACAAGATAATTTAACTAAAACTGCTCATAGAATAGTACTGGACACTGACAACAAATTACATCAGTTCAATTTAATTTCTTGCAAAGGTTCAATAACTACCCGTATTTCTGAAACTATTAATGATTTACAAATAGATTTATTAATTATGGGCAATAAAGGGAAAACTGGAGCTAAGGAGCTCTTTATGGGTAGCAATACTATTCGTATTGCTAACACTATTACACAATGCCCAATACTTGCAATACCAAAAGAGATTGCTTATAAACCAATTGATGAAATTGCATTTATTACCGATTATAAAAAAGGGTGTAACAAAAAAACCATAGCCCCATTATTATTTATTGCTAACCTTGCAGCTGCGGCTATTAGAGTTTTACATATAAGTGAAGAAGAAATAATGAGTTCTAGCCAAGTTTCAAATAAAAAGTTACTAAAAACGTGTTTAAAAACTACAGATTATAGTTTTGATGCTATTTGGAATTATGCAGATAAAGCTAACGTTATAAAAAACTTCCTGAAAGACAGAGAAATTAAAATGTTTGCTATGGCGTATTACAGAAGAAATTTCTTTGAACGTTTGGTTCATGAACCGGTTGTTATGGACCTAAGTATTTATGCCAATACTCCCTTTTTAATTCTACCCGTAAAAGACTGA
- a CDS encoding universal stress protein, translated as MNRRILIPTDFSKNALNAIRYTVDLYAKLNCDFYFLNVFSFEKYTTNNLNIPEEGSAEFEQAKQNSEKKFTKLLNTLALHIENPKHNYYTESTYSFLSEAIKKNIAEKDIDLVAMGTKGATGSKRVLLGSNTVMAMEKIRECPVLAIPENTSFTSPKEIVFPTDYNEVFKKMELNYLVEIGKMHNAEIAILHLNQKKGLSETQLSNQQLLKIILSEVKHTFYNLTEKDLGVGIQTFVENRNSNMVAFINRKHFFFSSVFSRPLIKEIGYDSKVPILALH; from the coding sequence ATGAACAGGCGTATTCTTATTCCTACAGATTTTTCTAAAAATGCCCTAAACGCTATTAGATATACCGTTGATTTATACGCCAAATTAAATTGTGACTTTTATTTTTTGAATGTATTTAGTTTTGAAAAATACACAACTAATAATTTAAACATTCCAGAAGAAGGTAGCGCTGAATTTGAACAAGCAAAACAAAATTCTGAAAAAAAATTCACTAAACTATTAAACACTTTGGCACTACATATAGAAAACCCAAAACATAATTATTATACAGAGTCTACTTATAGTTTTTTATCTGAAGCAATTAAAAAAAATATAGCGGAAAAAGATATTGATTTAGTTGCAATGGGTACAAAAGGTGCAACAGGATCTAAAAGGGTTCTTTTAGGCAGTAACACCGTTATGGCAATGGAAAAAATAAGGGAATGTCCTGTATTGGCAATACCAGAAAATACTTCGTTTACATCCCCTAAAGAAATTGTTTTTCCTACAGATTATAATGAAGTTTTTAAAAAAATGGAATTAAACTACCTCGTTGAAATTGGTAAAATGCATAACGCCGAAATTGCCATTTTACATCTTAACCAAAAGAAAGGACTTTCTGAAACTCAACTTAGTAACCAACAATTATTAAAAATAATACTGAGTGAAGTAAAACATACTTTTTATAACCTAACAGAAAAAGATTTGGGAGTGGGCATACAAACCTTTGTAGAAAATAGAAATAGTAATATGGTAGCCTTTATTAATCGAAAACATTTTTTCTTTAGCAGTGTATTTTCCAGACCTCTAATAAAAGAAATTGGTTATGATAGCAAGGTTCCCATATTGGCGCTACACTAA
- a CDS encoding mechanosensitive ion channel family protein, with protein sequence MNALSSLLENPTFIKAAILIMWILLIVFIINLIRKILKKRIDVLSIRYKAQKGVEIVGYALIFLLIVMSFTLDSIKDYTIIIGLFTAGITFTLQELILSIAGSFYIFFVRVYKPGDRIEINNIKGDVIDIDSIYTTIMEMGEWVSSDNYSGRIVKISNAFVFKGPIKNYSMDFPFVWDELNILITYGSDTTLAKNLIMDNALELLSDYTEKSKAKWEEMVERYYIENATLEPTIAMNLTDNWIQLNLRYITDYKLRRNTKNTLFQQIEQAIAHTNGKVNMASTTLQLLKIPPLDINLKK encoded by the coding sequence ATGAATGCATTATCATCTTTATTAGAGAACCCTACATTTATTAAGGCCGCAATATTAATTATGTGGATTCTTTTAATAGTTTTTATTATCAATCTTATCAGAAAGATTTTAAAAAAAAGAATTGATGTTCTTTCTATAAGATACAAAGCCCAAAAAGGTGTAGAAATTGTTGGTTATGCTCTTATTTTTCTTTTAATAGTAATGTCTTTTACTCTAGATAGTATTAAAGATTATACCATTATCATAGGTCTTTTTACTGCAGGCATCACTTTCACCTTACAAGAATTAATACTAAGTATTGCGGGTTCTTTTTATATTTTTTTTGTTCGCGTATACAAACCTGGAGATCGTATTGAAATTAATAATATAAAAGGCGATGTTATTGATATTGATAGTATTTACACTACCATAATGGAAATGGGCGAATGGGTAAGTAGCGATAATTATTCGGGCAGAATAGTTAAAATTAGTAATGCTTTTGTTTTCAAAGGTCCAATTAAAAATTATTCGATGGATTTCCCATTTGTTTGGGACGAACTGAATATCCTAATAACCTACGGCTCAGATACCACATTAGCTAAAAATCTAATAATGGATAATGCATTAGAACTTTTATCAGATTATACTGAAAAATCTAAAGCAAAATGGGAAGAAATGGTAGAACGGTATTACATTGAAAATGCCACATTGGAACCTACCATAGCAATGAATTTAACCGATAATTGGATTCAACTAAACCTAAGATATATAACTGACTATAAATTAAGAAGAAATACTAAAAACACCCTTTTTCAACAAATAGAACAAGCCATTGCACATACTAACGGCAAAGTTAATATGGCTTCTACCACACTGCAACTTCTAAAAATTCCGCCATTGGACATTAATCTAAAAAAATAG